Part of the Sorghum bicolor cultivar BTx623 chromosome 1, Sorghum_bicolor_NCBIv3, whole genome shotgun sequence genome, AGCCTGCCAGCCCGCCCGGTGTCATGGCGCAACGCGAGGCGCGTGCCGGTGCGGCCGAtaaggcggcggccggcggcggggcGGGGCACGTCACGCTGGAGATGGGCGGCGGCGTGGGGGAGCTGCGGGCGGAGCAGAGGgcaacgacgacgacgtggGCGTGCGGGGCGGTCGCGGCGGCCGTGGTGGGCGTGGGGCTGGCGGGTGCCGGCGTGCTGGTGTGGTGGGCGCTGGCGTTCCACCCGGCGCGCCAGCAGCTCTGGATGGTGCCCgtcggcctcgtcctcctcggcaCGCCGCTCCTCGCCTGGCTCTCCATCTTCGCCTCCGACGCGTGCCGCTGGTTCGGCCGCCTCCGCGACCACCAGCCGCCGCTCGTCCGCCCAGCTCCGGACCCGGAGCGATGACGATGATGGTCCGTGCGTGGCCGAGAGTTGCAGATTCGATAGAGGCTCTGGGCCTTGCCTTGGGTGTACATTTTTTTTCCCTCTCCGGTCTCTTCTTTTGTTCCCCTGTTCTTGTGTGAATCGGAACGAACAACATCTTGCTGCTAATAGCACAACTAGGCAAAAGTGTTGTAAATTGCAAGATGCTTTCTTTGATCGGTTGCTTGGATTTTGCATAGTTGGCATGCAACATGCATGCTGAGCCGTTTGTAGAACGCGGGGGTTTCCATTTGAATACGAAATTCAGATGTAGTAGAATTTTACACCTGATGAACATGAAAACATCCCAGTGAATTTCCGCGTTCCACAATTGCTACTACCTTTTCAGTTTTCACATGGATTTGGGTTTGCCAATGCATGTACTACATGTTGTTGTTCTGGCAGAAATATTCGGCGGTTCAATGCTTCAATTGTAGGCCAGTAATGTCAGAATCCCAGGTTTGCCAAGAAACAGTCTTGGTACTTGCAGTGGCGTGTCCTTCTTCAGAATAaacgaaggccttgtttagttttcaaaaaatttcaagattcatcatcacattgaatcttgcggcacatacatggatcattaaatatagataaaaataaaaactaattgcacaatttgtctgtaaatcgcgagatgaatcttttaaacttagttagtacatgattagataatatttgttaaataaaaatgaaagtgctatagtgcctaaaaacctaaaattttgggaactgaatAAGGCCGAAGTCTGATGGATGGGAAGAGGCAGAGTTTCTTTCTTTGATACTATGTGTACCACAAGTCGACAGAAATGTGACGAGAAGGCAAAGTGTTTCGTGGCTCACTGATCGTAACACAAGTGCTAATACTCCTTGGAATGGACGTCTGGGCCATTGTAGATCATGATATCCGAGGCAAGTGGACGGACGGCGAGAGGATGAGCAGAGCAGCCGGACCCGGTAGGTCTCTTTCTTGTTCTTTATACTACTCCTGCTAGTGAGCATTTAGCAGACGCAGGCATGATGGCTACATTCCCTCCGGTTTTAGGCTTGTAGCTCCATCAGCAACAGTCGTTGATCGCCGTCAATCATGCAATGCAGGCCTCGCCTTGCCGCCGttgttgtcgtcgtcgtcgtcgtcgttgtccATGCGGCGGCACTCCCGGACCCAAGGTGCCGGACTCTCCGTGTCCAAGTTCCTGGCTTACATGCATGCACTGGCGGAGCTAAGAAAGCTAGAAAGAAGATGCTAGAGATATACTGTACTAGAAGAGATGCTAAATTGGATAAAAAATTAACTAAATTTGATTTTTCAGCTATATTTTTCTCTTGCAGATACATACATGGGTTTAACCGTTGTAGAGGGCAAAACAGCTGCCACGGGCCACGGCTCGAGCAGCGCCGATCTTCTGGATCCGCCCATGTCTACATGTCACACTCGCTAGCCTTGGAATGAATGTCCAGGTCATGGACATGGAAAGATGTGGACGAGAATGCTGTTGGGCACGTGACATGATTTCAGAATCAAATAAGGAGGAACGGTTACATCGCATCGGTATGAGCACAGAAAGAATGGGCATCTCATTCTGTGATTCTGTCAAAAGCATGGTCAGAGAAGAGGGGCGGTTAGGTTCGGCTCTATGCAAATAGGAGGAGGATTCTGATCAGCTCAAGCAGCAGACGAttactccaccaccaccaccaacaccaccTCCTGCGAGTTCCGATGCCGGGTTACTCCAAAAATGGCTTGGAGTTACGATGACGCTGCCAGCGATCACGCAGGGCGCAGGCGCAGGCGGCGAGCGGGCGGACGGAGACGGCGGCAGCCGGCAGCACCGCAGCAGAGCAGAGTCACGGGCGTCGGCCAGGGAGCGGTGCTTGCATATGCATACGCATTTGCATTGCATCCGGGCGCGCGCGTCCCTGGGCCGGTGCCACCCCGGGGCGGGGTCAGCCAGCCGCAGCCCGGAAAGCTGACCTCGCTTTGTTTCCCTTTCTGCGAGCATGGACGTGGAGGTTGACCGCGTGGGACGACCTCCTCGTCGCGAATACAATGACGTGCACGTTCTGCTCCGGCTGTGTTGGCTTGTTGCTTGCCAGTTGGAACTTGTTGGAGATGATCCCCTTTTTTTTTTCGTAAAGGGACCAGTGAAAATTCCACGAAACTGACGACACGAACCAGCGATGATCCGATCATGTCTAGTTTGTACGTCACCTCACCTTATTCAGCAAACGCCAGTACACAGGCagctttgggccttgtttagttccgattttttttgcaaaataaaaatagtagcactttcgtttatatttgataaatattgtctaattatggactaactaggctcaaaagattcgttaattccgaccaaactgggtaattagtttttatttttatctatatttaatactctatacatacgtctaaagattcgatgtcacgggaaatctgaaaaaatttgtaaaatttttgggaactaaacaaggccttgcgcTGCCAATCGCATGCACCGTTTCTTTTTATATCATCCTCTGGATAGGAGAGCTAATTAAAAGCTGAAGTGTTGGAAGTCAAGTGAGATCTTTTGATTTGTTGGGTGTCAATCAGTAAATAAATAGCCTAGGCCTATTTCTATTTGGAAATGTGGATCCTGGATGGGCCAGGGGCCCAGTGCCTTCTTAAGGCCTGGGCTCGTTTTAGTTCGCTCACGTCACATTTTTTTCCCTATATAATAACAATAGTAGGAAAAAAAACCGTCGACCAAACCTAACTCCCTGATTCAAAGAGTCAGGCTTGAACAAACACTAAAATCCTTCTACAATAAATTTATTGGACTCACAATTCAAGGATTCAGGCTTGGGCGACCACAAATGAATTCGAATTCATTATTGTTTACATGGTGTGCCAATCTGAATTTTGCTTCAGTTTCTGGACTTTCTAGAGCATAAGATCAGCACCAACAATAAATTCTTACAATCATATAAGTAAGTTGGCTTACGATATCTAGTTGATTTGACGACCATATAGCttgttcgcaaaaaaaaaaccatGACCCTAGCTAGTTTTTTGAGGAACCTATCAACAAATCATATCATCACAGAGCACTataaattcaacatgtttaattTACTAGTtgagtgcccgtgcgttgctacgggaaaaaaaatatatcatgATAACTCAATTTTAAACATTTTGTACTACTAAAAAAGTACATAGAAAAGTGTCTCATCTTATCTTTCAATTTAACAACACATACATCTCCCTTCTAAAATAGGTGACACTTTTGCAATTTAACAACACATACATCTCCCTTCTAAAATAGGTGACACTTTTGACTTTCAGATATTATATTTGATTATTATCTTATTTAGTTTTCTTTGTGcacataataaataaataaataaataaataaataaataaataaataaataagttattATTAAAGTGTATCTAATCATAAAATAAGTCATAgcaaaataaataacatttatataaaatttttgaataagagaaAGAGTCAAACAAGATGTCTAAAAATAAAATGACACATATTTTGGGGGCGACGGAAGTATGTCATAGTTCTGATCTCTTTTACTTGGCGATCTTAGATAATGATCTCTCGCCAAACAACTCTTGCAGAGACACCTGAACAGTATAGCAGGTACATGGGAAAAAAGGATTCTAGGACAGCTAATGCTCTATTCCTAGTCTACCCTAGGAAATTAAAACACTGCCCTAACTATTTCACAATCTTAGCATATTAAAATATTGTCCTAAATATTTGAGTATAAAATACATCTTTTGTCATATAACCACCACACATAAAATTCAATGCATAATCATCAATCTATAAAGGCGAGCCAAACAAATCAAACCTTACAATAGTGAtaggtgaactacaagtacTGCAAAGAAGTGACTTGCAGAGTATTTTGGATGGAGATTAATATCCTTGTACAGGCTACTGAAGCATCAACGTAGTCTCAGTTACAGGAGTTTAACCATTTGCTATTAAAATGTGGAATAATCAGATCTTTTTTTCTTTGCGCCTTATGGTTATTTTGGAGAAGAGCAGAACTATTTCAATAAAGAACTATACTATTGTATTCCAAGTATGAAAGTTGTTTACAAACCAAGTTATGacacttggtttgtaatatttGAATATCCAGCAGATATGCCTCAAACATTTTGTTAGCATATAAAAGTAGCAGCACAAAAATAGCATGCATGGCTTGTAAAAGTAAATCTTATCAGAGATGACACTGGCATAGGATAGACCAACACATTGATGAGTGCATAGGGAGTATTAACTTGTAGAAAATGATTCCGCAAGATCTTCCGGATAGTGGCAGCAATCTTGGAGTCCTAAATTCTTGGGTTTGACATTTTGATTTTATCCATCCAAATGGTCCAAGTATCTTTTGCAGGAATCGCAAGGTTTCTTGATCCGGGAAGTACTATGGCAACTGAATTTTGCATTGGTTAAGTGATGATTCAGATGCAACCttcaataagaaaaaaaataactcTGTTGTAGTGTACACCAAATCTCATAAAATAGGAAGTTTGGCTCCCTAATGATGATTTTTGTTAACTAATAATTTCTTCTCTGAAATCATTATGTGAGCTAGCGAGAAAGAGTGTGCTACTTCAGTTTACTAAACCTACAATTCTACAGTACTGCATTCTTGCTTATGCTTAGTTGAAGTTCAAGAAAACAAATGAAAAAGTGCATTGGCTTAACATGTTGCAATATAGGACCCTAACCTAATATGAAGTGCAAGCTACAATGAAATTCCCTCGCCAGaatcaaaaaagaaaagaaaacaatgtTCGGTACAGACCCATATGAGCCATATGTACAGAGTACACACTAACATTAAAGGGGAGGGAGAAATTGACACACCTGAACCGAAACTTCTCCGTACGTCGCTCCGAAATCCTTGAGTTAGCCTACATTGGCCAACCCCCTGATCCCAATAACCTCCTCTAAGGTGTCATACAGAGGCCTAGTGTTGTCAAGAGCTGCAGGAATTCAACATTGATCAGTCTGTCAAAACGTTTGACTCAACTGCTTCATCAAACTTTTAGAGCAGAAATTCAAAGGCAGCGTTGCATATTCAAGTAGAACAAGAAAGTGCTTTATTTTAATTTAAACATTCCGATTTCAGCATCATATATTATTAGGTTGAAAAAAGGGAGGCCTGCATTTTACACGTTCCAATTTTTTCGTCATCTTTTGCTAGTGCCTACTCAAACACTGACAGATAGCAATGAAAAAGTCAACCTTCTAAGCTGCTGGATTCAGAGGCTTTGCAGCCTTGCAGGTTTGTGCAGCAAAATGCAAATCAATAAACAGTTTAGTGCAGCCAAAAAGAAAGATTTGAAATTGTCGTCGATGTGTATCTGAGACTCAGAGATGGTAGGTTGTCTGAGCTGCAAACCAGGTCCAGGTGTAGCAGGTCAGGACGGTGCAGGGCAGGGGCGTCCGCAGTGAAGGGGCAGGGAGGCCGTCGGAGGGCTTCACCGGCGTCGTGGACGAGCTCCGGTGAGAGCGGTGAATCAAGTGCTGCGACCTTTGACCGCTGGCTCGGGGAAACGTGAGCAGGCAGCGACTTGAGGAACCGCTAGGGGAGGAAGCACGGACAGGCACAGGGAAGCTTGAGCGgccggcgacgacggcgaggcgAAGTGCAGCGAGGCCCCAGTGACTCAGTGACCGAGTGCGCGCCCCTGGCCGCGCCGCTCGATTCGCCGGATCCGAGCTCCGgtgttgaaagagcatctaggcccctagtagtttcggtgattaatgacattattgattactatgactaatgtgtgttttgcagaggcaaagtcataggtaagatcatggtatataggtactcgatggacagggacgtacatgcctacttaatagtggaaatcgttttcggttttcaaaggatggatagacattgtcaagactagactaggtctaagtgccatatggtgaagaagggcacttagagtagtttaggactttgttttcctttgaccgtactattaagaggggctttgatctagtagcttgacttaggcaaggctataGGTTTagatgtggtgcacacttgttaaacctagaactaggcagctcagagatagtccttagatcgagaggaaccaacttcgttttggagcgatcgcgtttcgacgaagtttgggtgccaaaaggggcaccggacgctgcaccggacgctctgtgagtgcgtccggtgaggtccttagccgttggaacagtttggtgcttagggttaggcaccggacgctggcaccggacgcaccgggctgcgtccggtcccttacccagggagcttgcaaagttcccctgagcaccggacgcaccgggtagcgtccggtcccatgcgcagggagcatgtaaagtttccccgagcaccggacggtgcaccggacgctgggagttagcgtccggtgacctgtcagagaaa contains:
- the LOC110431728 gene encoding uncharacterized protein LOC110431728, with protein sequence MAQREARAGAADKAAAGGGAGHVTLEMGGGVGELRAEQRATTTTWACGAVAAAVVGVGLAGAGVLVWWALAFHPARQQLWMVPVGLVLLGTPLLAWLSIFASDACRWFGRLRDHQPPLVRPAPDPER